A region of the Pseudarthrobacter sp. MM222 genome:
GCAGACCGACAGCGCGACGAACCTCCGGGCAACACTGGAATCCCGCACCGTCATAGACATGGCCATCGGGATCGTCATGGCGCAAAACCGCTGCAACCAGGAGACCGCCGTCCGGATCCTCACCGATGCGTCCAGCAACGGCAACGTGAAGCTTCGAGACATCGCGGCTTCCCTCGTGCAGTCAGTGGGGGGAAGCGCGACGCGCACCCACTTCGAAGAGCCCGCCGGCCGGCAAGAGGCGGTCTGAGACCGGGCCGCTGATGGTGAGCGGCCTGTGATTTGTACCCCGCCCGAGGCCCCGTTAGGCTTGTTGCGGTTGAGCCGCCGGCCATGGACACCCTTTTTTGGAGTACCTATGGACCAGAGCCTCAATGCCCACGTCAAACTCGACACCGCCTCGGACGTCGTCCGGATTGACGTCCGGGGTAGCCTTACGCTGGCATCCCGCCCCTCCCTTTTGCAGACCATCCAGCGTGTTCGCCAGATGGGCATCAGCTCCCACATCCGCGTTGGCCTCGGCCACGCCGAATTCGTCGAGTCGTCGGCCCTGGCCGGGCTCCGGGACCACCTCAACGCGATTGACCTTGGTGTGGCGGCCCTGCCGGACGTTGCCGGCGCGCTGCCGGACCCGACCGGAGTCTCCCTCGAGCTGAACCCGCACACCGACGACCCGAACGCGGTGCTCCGGTCGCTCAACCTCACCGGCGACGTCACGGCGTCCATCGACTCCTCGGGGACTGGATCCCTGACGGTCCTCAGCGATGATGCGTTGCTCGCCGCGAGCGACACCGTGTTCGGCATGCTCGACAACCCGGCTGACATGGCAAGCTCGGAACTCCTGGCCACCTACGACGAGATCGGCCGCGAAATCAGCAGGCGCGAGGACGGACTGCAGCCGGAACCCGCGTAGATCGGGTTCCGCCGCGAAAGCTGTAGCTGAGCTGTGATCGGCCCTGGCTTCGGATCCCGGTTCGGCAGTGGATACGGTAGGGGTGTGCCGCGGAAGAGGGAAGAAAATGATCTGCGGGGTCCCGGTTCCGCCGAGGCCCGCATACTTCGGCACGCCGCTGAACTAAAGCGGTTTTCGCGCCGGAATTTCCTGGTCGGCACGGGCTCCGCGTCCCTGCTGGCGGCGGATATGCTGTTCACCCGGCGGGTCCAGACTGAGCGCCGCGTCCACAAGATCCTCACTGTCCCGGACGAGACGGCGGAGAAGTACTTCCCGAATGCGAGCTGGTTCCTTTTCCCCGGCTACAAAACGAGCTGGGAGGAGGCCCTGTGGATCCTGAACGCCCTGCGCGGTTCGCTTAACAAGCGCGGCCAGCTCGCCGCCGTCGGATACTCCAACATGGGCCTCGACATCGACCAGATCGTGATCGCCGTCGTCGAGCATGCGCGGGCCCGCAAACTGAACCAGCTGTACTTCTACGGCCACAGCTTCGGCGGCATGGTGGCCACCCAGGTTGCCGCCCGGCTCCGTGAACTGCACGGCCTCGAAGTGGCGTTTATCCTGCTCGATTCCAGCCCGTACAGCAAATACGACGTGCTGGACCAAAGCTGGTTCGAGGGCGTCGTCCTCCTCTATGAAAGCGGGTTCCGCTTCCCCACGGTGCTGCGCGGCGGCTACGAACTCGGTGAGCGGATGCTGCACAAGGATGAGCGCAGCTGGGGCCAGATCCTGGATCAGACGCTGGAGCAGCTCGCGCCGATTGCCCCGTCCAGTGTGCTGATCCAGTCCGAGTCCGCCTACATCTATCACTTCGATGCCAGCCGCTTTGCCGGGAAACTCGGCGCCACCCGAATGGCCTTCGTTGGCAACCCCCGGGACCGGACCGTGGACTACGAGACTGCGCGGGATTCCTGGACGCTGACCTTCAAAGACAACATCGTCGCGGAAACGCCCCGCACCGACGGTGCCCGGCCGGCGCACGCCAGCCCGGGCTGGAGCCCTTTCGTTTACCGGCCGATCATCGAGAAGCTGCAGGACGGACTTTTCCCGTTGCCCTCCGGCGGCGGCAAGAAAACCGTGTTCTAGTTCCGGGCGGGCGAGGTTGCCGGGATCGGCCTAGATCTGGTTTTTCAGGTCCGCCACGGAGTTCAGGATCTGGTTGGGCCGGAACGGGTAGGCGGCAATGTCGTCCCGGTGCGTGATGCCGCTGAGCACCAGCACCGTATGCAGCCCCGCTTCCATGCCGGCGATGATGTCGGTGTCCATGCGGTCACCGATCATCGCGGTGGTCTCGGAGTGGGCGTCGATCTGATTCATCGCGGACCGGAACATCATCGGGTTGGGCTTGCCGACGATGTAGGGCTCGCGGCCGGTCGCCTTGGTGATGAGCGCCGCGATCGCCCCGGTGGCCGGCATCGGACCGTCCTTCGAGGGTCCGGTGGCGTCCGGGTTGGTGGCGATGAAGCGTGCGCCCCCGAGGATCAGCCGGATCGCCATCGTGATGGCCTCAAACGAGTAGGTTCGGGTTTCGCCGAGCACCACGAAGTCCGGGTCCTGGTCGGTGAGGATGAAGCCGGCCTCGTGCAGCGCCGTCGTGAGTCCTGCCTCGCCGATCGTGTAGGCACGGTTGCCGGATTCCGAGCCCCGCACCTGGTCCTTGAGGAACTGGGCCGTGGCCAGGGCCGAGGTCCAGATGTTCTCCTCCGGGATTTCCAGGCCGGAGCTCTTGAGCCGGGCGGCGAGGTCCCGGGGCGTGAAAATCGAGTTATTGGTCAGGACGAGGAAGCGCCGGGACGTGTCGACCCAGCGCTGGATGAGTTCCGCCGCGCCGGGGATGGGCTGGTTCTCATGCACCAGCACGCCGTCCATGTCGGTCAGCCAGCACTCGATCTCCTGGCCGCTGCGGTATACCGAGGCAGTGGAACGTACTTGGTCCGGATCTGTTCTTTGGTGTCTCCGCTGGTCCGCCATGGTGTCCTCCGCCGATAGTGTGCCGCTAACTGTGTCCCAGTCTAATGTTGAGTGGTGACTGAACCGGAGACCCCCAGCGGACCCCCTGCCAACCCTGCTGTCGAGGAAGAGGCTGAGGGCAAGGCGGAGGTCGGCGTCGGGCCCTGGGAAGGCGAGCGGCCTGCCGGCGAGCACTGGGATCCGGACCTCCTGGCCGACGGCGACCGGCGGAATGTCGTGGACCAATACCGCTACTGGAAGCACGAGGCGATCGTGGCGGACCTCGACGCCAAGCGGCACAACTTCCACATCGCGATTGAAAACTGGCAGCACGACATGAACATCGGCACCGTGGTCCGCACCGCCAACGCGTTTCTGGCCAAGGAAGTGCACATCATCGGCCGCCGCCGGTGGAACCGACGCGGGGCCATGGTTACCGACCGCTACCAGCACGTCCGCCACCACCCCACCGTGGACGACTTCGTGGCCTGGGCGCAGGGGGAGGGGCTGGCGATAATCGGGATCGACATCTTCCCGGACTCCGTGCCGCTGGAGACGTACGAACTGCCCAAGGACTGCGTGCTGGTATTCGGCCAGGAGGGTCCGGGGCTGACCCCCGAGGTCCACGAGGCCGCTGTGGACACCTTGTCCATCGAGCAGTTCGGCTCCACGCGGTCCATCAACGCCGCCTCCGCCGCGGCTATCGCGATGCACGCGTGGATCCGCCGCCACGTCTTCAACCAGCTCCCGGGCTAGGTCCCCCGCACCCTCTCGCTCCCGCGCGCGCCGGCACCTTCCCGAGGCCCCTGGCTCCCCGCGAGATAACATTTCGCGGCAATGTTTTCGCTTGGCATTGCCGCGAGCTGTCATCTCGATGCCGTCCCAGACCCCCGCCTGTGGATATCCCCAACCGGGCATGGCGGAAACAGCCACAATGGACCATGCGCAGGGCACCGCTTCCCAGCCATCTGACCACCGGCTCCTTCTCCCTGCGCGCTGCCGACAAGGCTGGCGTCACCCGCACCCGCACGCAGGCTAAGGATCTCCTCACTGTGTCGCGCGGAATCCGGGTCCCGGTGGCCTCGGCAGCGTCCGGCGCTGCCGCCCTGCGCGCCTATACCGACCTCGACGACGAGTCTGTCCTCACCGTGGGGTCGGCGGCACGTCTCTGGGCGGCGCCACTCCCGGGCCGGCTTGAGGAGGACTGGCGGATCCATATCTCCCGGCGCCGGGGCTTCAGCCCACCCCGCCGGGTCAACGTCGTGGGGCACCTGCTGACGCTCGCCGCGGATGAAGTTGTAGAGCTCGACGGCGTACGGCTCACCTCGCCCGCCCGGACCTGGCTGGATCTTGCAACGGTCCTGGATGTGGATGAACTTGTCGTCGCCGGCGATGCCCTGGTGTGCGAGCACGGCCTGGAGTTTCCGGTGCCCCGCGAAGCCCTGTGCAGCATCGAGGAGCTGCGGGCCATGGTGGCCCGCCACCCCGGAAACCGCGGAGTACGCAAAGCCCGGGCCGCCGTCGAACTCATCCGAGTGGGTGCTGATTCGCCGCCAGAATCCCGGCTCCGTTTGGCCCTCATCCGTGCCGACCTACCCGAGCCGGAGCTGAACCACGTCGTGTGGAGCGACGCGGGTATCCCCGTGCTGTGGCCGGACGCTGCTTACCCTCAATGGCAGATCGCGGTCCAATACGAGGGCGCGCACCACAATGGGGAGGAACAGTACCAGCGCGATATCCGGCGGGCGGACGTCGCGGGGCGCTTCGGGTGGCTTGAGGTGAGGTTGTCCCGGCTGGACCTAGCGGGGGACCATCCCGCGGCTGTCCGTAAAGTCAGGGCGGCGCTGGAGAGCCGGGGCAGGCGCGCGAGATAACAGATAGCGGCAATGCCAGGCCCGCGGACTGCCGGGAAATGTCATCTCGGCGGGAGGCGCGCTAGGGGTGCGGGAGACCGCTGGAGCGTCAGTATTACAGGGTCGAGTGAGGAGAAACACTGCCCGCGCGCAGGAATGGCTAGGATGGTTCCTAGCCGACGAGGTTCACTTCAGGGTCAACCCAACCAGCAGACGAAATTCACTTTAGGAGTCAGCATGCCCATTGCAACCCCAGAGATCTACTCCGAGATGATTGACCGCGCCAAGGCGGACGGCTTCGCGTTCCCGGCCGTCAACGTCACCTCTTCCCAGACCCTCAACGCCGCCCTGCGTGGCTTCGCCGAGGCCGAGTCCGACGGAATCGTCCAGGTCTCCACAGGCGGCGCCGCCTACTGGTCCGGCGCCTCCGTCAAGGACATGGTGTCCGGGTCGCTGGGTTTCGCCGCGTTTGCCCGCGAAGTTGCCAAGAAGTACGGCGTCAACGTCGCCCTGCACACGGACCACTGCCCGAAGGACAAACTGGAGGGCTTCGTCCTCCCGCTGCTCGCCGCTTCCGAGGCCGAGGTCAAGGCAGGCCGCGACCCGCTGTTCAACTCCCACATGTGGGACGGCTCCGCCGAGACCCTGCAGGAAAACCTGCGGATCGCCCGTGAACTCCTCGAGCGCACCGCAGCCGCCAAGATGATCCTCGAGGTCGAGATCGGCACCGTCGGCGGCGAGGAGGACGGCGTCGAGAACGCCATCAACGACAAGCTCTACACCACGGTCGAAGACGCCCTCGCCACCATCGACGCCCTCGGCTCCGGCGAACACGGCCGCTACATCACGGCGCTGACCTTCGGCAACGTGCACGGCGTCTACAAGCCCGGCGGCGTCAAGCTCCGCCCGGAGATCCTCAAGGACATCCAGGAGCAGGTGGGCGCCAAAATCGGCAAGGCCAACCCCTTCGACCTCGTCTTCCACGGTGGCTCCGGCTCCTCCGACAAGGAGATCGCCGACGCCGTTTCGTTCGGAACCATCAAGATGAACATCGACACCGACACCCAGTACGCCTTCACGCGCCCCGTGGTTGACCACATGCTGCGCAACTACGACGGCGTGCTGAAGGTTGACGGCGAGGTCGGCAACAAGAAGCTCTACGATCCCCGCGTCTGGGGCGCGTCCGCCGAAGCCGGCCTCGCTGCCCGCGTCGTGGAGGCCGCCCAGCAGCTCGGCTCGACCGGCAAGTCGCTCAAGTAATGTCCGACGAGTTCCGCAAGAACCTGATGGGTCCGGAGCCGACGCTCCTGCCGGCTGAGACCGAGATCTACGCGGCCCTGGACGCCGGCCACGAAGCCCTGGACCTGGTGGAGAAGCACCCGACATCCTCGCTGCTGTGGGCTGTGCTGGCCGAGGAGGCGTGGAAAGAGGGCCGGACCATCGATTCCTACGCGTACTCCCGCGTCGGCTACCACCGCGGACTCGATTCCCTGCGGCGTCATGGCTGGCGCGGCGTCGGTCCGATCCCGTGGGAGCACGAGCCCAACCGCGGCTTCCTGCGGTCACTGTACTCGCTGGGCCGGGCCTCCGCAGCGATTGGCGAAGCCGAGGAGCCGGAACGGATCGAGAAGTTCCTGAAGGACTCCGATCCCACGGCGAAGGCAGCGATCGAAGCGAAGTAACCGCATTAACGACGACGGCGGGCGTCCACCTTTCGGTGGACGCCCGCCGTCGTTAACGCTGCTGGCCCACGCCCGCCGGGTTCCCTGGCCGAGCTTGCGAGGCTAGGGTGCGGGTGGGGACTAGCTCGGCTTGGTCAGGCCGGTGCGGGCCATGGCGTCGGCGTAGGCCGTGTGCATATCCTCGAGGTACTGCTCCTGGCGGGCGGGGGTGCCGGCGAAGGCGCGGCCGCTGAGGGAGCGGACCTTGTAGGTCTTCAGGCCGCGGCGCCAGATCATGGGCACTTCGGTCTTCAGCAGCAGGTTGGCCAGGCGGTTGGCCTCCGTGCCGTGGGCGACGATCACCGAAGCGCGCGGCACGAGGGCCAGGAACTTCAGCAGGGGCTTCAGGCCGGCAGAGATCTGGTCCGGCGTGAACTTGCCGTTGGGCTCGTCGGCGATGTGCCAAGGGTGGACGTTCCACGGCATAACGAACTCCGGCCGCAGGCCCAGCTTCCACTGGACGCCCAGCATGCGGGTGGCCGCTTCGTCGTCACCGGCGGTGATGAAACCGGACGGGTCAGCGGTGCCGATGTTGGAGTAAAGGCTGATGATGCGGCACTCGTCGACGTCGTGCATCGGGTCCACATAGGGGACATTCGTGCCGGTTTTGGCGGACTGCAGCGTGTCGCACAGTTCGTTGACCGCTGCGACACTAGGTTCGTAGCGGCGGCTCAGAAGCTGTTCGCGAAAATTTTCAGTGGCCAAGGCTGTCATATATTGCTGAGTCTCCTGCGGGATTGGTCAAGCTGCCAGACCATGCACGGGCACGCCAAATTGCGGGCACGCCGAGCTGCGGTGTGGTTTGAATATGTGATGTGGACCGATTCCGAGTCGATCCTTATCAGTCTATCAAGCCCTGCGAAATGCTGAACCGCTCCCGGGCCGGCGGGCACAGCCCGCTGCCCGGCAGCTGGAAATGCCTGGACGGCGCTATTCGGCGGAGGGCCGCCTGCGTTGCTGTTTCGTCGCTGCCCGCTGTTCCTTGGCGGCGAGGCGCCGACGGTTCGAGCCCCGGGTGGGTTTGGTCGCCCGGCGGCGGGCAGCTTCGGGAGCCAGGCCTTCTGCCACGAGTTCGGAGAGCTTGGCCAGGGCGATCTCGCGATTTCGCAGCTGCGAGCGCCGCTCGGAGGCGGTTACGGTGATCACCCCGGCGATGAGGCGCCGTCCCAGACGCGTGAGCAGAACCAGCCGCTGGCCATCCGAAAGCACCGCCGAGTCGGCAACGTTCCACGAGAGTTCGACGCGGCTGTCCGAGGTGTTGACGTGCTGACCGCCTGGCCCGGACGAACGCGAGAACCGCCAGCCGAGTTCCGACGCGGGAATCGTGAGCGCGGGTGACACCTCAAGGTCCATGCAACTAGCGTTGCACGCTGCGGGCCCGATCAAACACCGGCCCGAAGGCGCCAAATCCCGCCACACCCTGCTGGGGCCCCGATCGGCTAAACTTGGGTGGTAAGAGCCCCGGATTCTGGCGTTGATGGAAGAGCACAGCGGTCGATGCGGGGCATTCTCATGAACGGCGCTGATCTCGGCGGAGCCACCTTGGACAACTCAACTAACGTGTTGCTCCTCGATGGTTCAACGGAAGTCAGCCCGAACGAATGGGGGAGGATCCCATGCCAGCAATCGTGATCGTCGGAGCCCAATGGGGCGACGAAGGCAAAGGTAAGGCCACTGACCTGCTTGGCGGCCGGGTTGACTACGTCGTCAAGCCCAACGGCGGCAACAACGCCGGGCACACCGTTGTCGTAGGCGGTGAGAAGTATGAGCTCAAGCTCCTTCCGGCCGGCATTCTGAGCCCCAACGCGGTTCCGGTTATCGGCAACGGCTGCGTGGTGAACCTTGAGGCCCTGTTCCAGGAGATCGACGGCCTGGAAGCCCGCGGCGCGGACACGTCCAAGCTGCGCGTCTCCGCCAATGCCCACCTCGTGGCGCCCTACCACCAGGTCCTGGACAAGGTCACCGAGCGTTTCCTCGGCAGCCGGGCCATCGGCACTACCGGCCGCGGTATCGGTCCGGCCTACATGGACAAGGTTGCCCGCCTGGGCATCCGCGTGCAGGACGTCTTCGACGCCTCTATCCTGCGCCAGAAGGTCGAGGGCTCGCTCCGCCAGAAGAACGAGCTGCTGGTCAAGGTCTACAACCGCCGCGACATCGAGGTGGATGAGATCGTGGAGTACTTCCTGTCCTTCGCCGAGCGCCTCCGCCCGCTGGTGATCGACAGCACCTTCGTCCTGAACACCGCCCTCGACGAGGGCAAGGTGGTCCTCATGGAAGGCGGCCAGGCCACGTTCCTGGACGTTGACCACGGCACCTACCCGTTCGTGACGTCCTCGAACCCGACGGCCGGCGGCGCCTCGGTGGGGTCGGGTATCGGCCCCACCCGGATCTCGCGCTCCATCGGCATCATCAAGGCGTACACCACCCGGGTCGGCGCGGGGCCGTTCCCCACGGAACTGTTCGACGAGATGGGCCTGTACCTGCAGAAGACCGGCGGCGAATTCGGCGTCAACACCGGCCGTCCCCGCCGCTGCGGCTGGTACGACGCCGTGCTGGCGCGCCATGCCTCCCGGGTCAACGGCTTCACGGACTACTTCGTCACCAAGCTGGACGTGCTTACCGGCATCGAGCAGATCCCGGTCTGCGTGGCCTACGACGTTGACGGTGTGCGGCATGACGAAATGCCGATGACCCAGACCGAGTTCCATCACGCCAAGCCCATCTTCGAGTTCTTCGAGGGCTGGACCGAGGACATCACCGGTGCCCGCACCCTGGACGACCTTCCGGAGAACGCCAGGAACTACGTGCTCGCCCTGGAAAAGCTTTCCGGGACGCGGTTCTCGGCGATCGGTGTCGGCCCCGACCGGGACCAGACGATCGTGATCAACGACCTGATCAACGACTGACGTCACGAAGCTCGACGACGGCGGGTCACCTGAAAGGGTGGCCCGCCGTCGTCGTTAAACAAGACCTTGACCATGGATCAGGTCCAAGCCACCATGAGAAAAAGAAGCACCGTTCTGGCGCTGCCGGTGCGTTCCCGGGGCGGTGTCAGGGACCGACTGCGGAACGGCCGCCGCGGAAGGAATACGAAAGGACCCGACATGAGTGAAACGCCAGAGGCAGGCGAGCGCCGCCACAGTGAGGCGCCGGCTGAGGGAGATCCGAACGCAGACGTATCGGAGATCCGGGTCCATTCCCAGGAGCCTGCCGAAGGCCCGGATGCCGAGGACAGCGGACCGGGCCGCGTGCCACCAGCGGGTGCCGGGGAACGCCGCGACGCCAGCTAGTTCTTTTTACGTGCGCGTCAGCCCGCGGTGAACGGCTGGCAGGGTTGTGGGTGGATTGGCTGTGCGGGCGGGGGATGGGTCATTGTGAGCCAGAGAGCATCGGACTCGTGGGCGAAGACCCCTGAAGTTCCGGCCGAACCGGCCGGTGTGGATGTCCTGATTACCACCTGCGACCGTCCGGCCGAACTCGCTGTCACCCTGGCGGGCCTGGCGGCCCAGCGCGAACCGCCCTTCCGGGTGGTGATCAGCGACCAGTCCGAGCGGCAGCCGGCGTGGGAACACCCGGCGCCGGCAGCGATGATGCGGGTATTGCAGGCACAGGGCCGCGAAGTAGTGGCGTTGCGCCACCTACCCCGGCGCGGCCTGGCAGAGCACCGGGACTTCCTGTTGGAACGGGCCCGTACGGGGCACTGCCTGTTTCTGGACGATGACATCTGGCTGGAGCCCGGCGCGCTGCAACGCATGGACCGGGCATTGCTGGAATTGGGATGCGGCTTTGTGGGCATGGCACCCCAGGGGCTGTCGTTCCTGCAGGACCGGAGACCGCAGGAATTGGTGACTTTCGAGCGGTGGAACGGCGCCGTCACGCCGGAGAGGATCCGACCGGAGACAGCGGGCTTCGAACGGTGGCAGCTGCACAACGCCGCCAACCTCAGCCACCTGGCCGCCGACCTGGAACTGCGGCCGGATGAGTGGATTCCTTACCGGGTGGCGTGGCTCGGTGGCTGTGTTCTGTACGACCGCCAGAAGCTGGAGGACGTCGGCGGCTTCAGTTTCTGGCATCTCCTGCCCCCCGAGCATTGCGGGGAGGACGTCGTGGCAGAGTGGCGGGTCATGGAGAAGTTCGGCGGTGCCGGCATCCTTCCTTCCGGAGCCGTGCACCTGGAGTCACCGACGACGGTTACGGACCGCAGAGTCGAGGCCTATACGGTGGTCCTGCAGGAGGACGCCGGCAGGGAACCAGGGTATTAGGCCAGGATCTGCCGCTTCGAGGAAATGACGCCGGTGTCGAAGCCGGCCAGGTGCAGCCCGCCGTGGAAGCGAGCATGCTCAATTTTCACGCAGCGGTCCATTACGACGTCGAGTCCGGCGGCTTCCGCTTCCTTGGCAACGTCCTCATGCCACGAGCCCAGCTGCAGCCACAGCGTCTTGGCGCCGGCAGCAATGGCCTCGTCCAGGACGCCCGGCAGATCGTCGTGTTTGCGGAACACATCCACGATGTCCGGGCTTTCCGGCAGATCGGCCAGCGAAGCATACGTCTGCTCGCCGAGGATCTCTTTCACCACGGGGTTCACGAAGTAGACCTTGTAGCGGGTGGAGGACTGCAGGTACGTCGCCACGAAGTAGCTGGCCCGGGAGGGCTTGTCCGAGGCGCCGACAATCGCGATCGACTTAGCCTGCCGCAGCAGGTTCAGCCGTTCCGGTGCGGAGGGTCCGGTCCAGGTTCGTTCGTCCGTGCTCATGACAGTGCTCCGATCGTGCATGTGTCCGCCGAGGGTGCCGCCGCGGAGGACTCCGCGGATGCTCCCTCGGACGCGGCGTCCAGGGCCTGGTCCAGGTCCCAGAGAATGTCCTCGATGTCTTCGAGCCCGATCGAGATCCGCACCAGGACCTCGGGGACGCCGGCGGACTCGAGCTGCTCCTGGCTCAGCTGCTGGTGGGTGGTGGAACCGGGGTGGATGACGAGAGTCCGGGAGTCGCCCACATTTGCCAGGTGCGAGGCCAGCTGTAGGGACTCGATGAACTTCTGGCCCGCGGCACGGCCGCCCTTCACGCCAAAGGAGAACACGGACCCCGGCCCCAGCGGCAGGTATTTCCTGGCCCGCTCGAAGTGGGGATGCGAGGGCAGCC
Encoded here:
- a CDS encoding thioesterase domain-containing protein — translated: MPRKREENDLRGPGSAEARILRHAAELKRFSRRNFLVGTGSASLLAADMLFTRRVQTERRVHKILTVPDETAEKYFPNASWFLFPGYKTSWEEALWILNALRGSLNKRGQLAAVGYSNMGLDIDQIVIAVVEHARARKLNQLYFYGHSFGGMVATQVAARLRELHGLEVAFILLDSSPYSKYDVLDQSWFEGVVLLYESGFRFPTVLRGGYELGERMLHKDERSWGQILDQTLEQLAPIAPSSVLIQSESAYIYHFDASRFAGKLGATRMAFVGNPRDRTVDYETARDSWTLTFKDNIVAETPRTDGARPAHASPGWSPFVYRPIIEKLQDGLFPLPSGGGKKTVF
- a CDS encoding HAD-IIA family hydrolase, which translates into the protein MADQRRHQRTDPDQVRSTASVYRSGQEIECWLTDMDGVLVHENQPIPGAAELIQRWVDTSRRFLVLTNNSIFTPRDLAARLKSSGLEIPEENIWTSALATAQFLKDQVRGSESGNRAYTIGEAGLTTALHEAGFILTDQDPDFVVLGETRTYSFEAITMAIRLILGGARFIATNPDATGPSKDGPMPATGAIAALITKATGREPYIVGKPNPMMFRSAMNQIDAHSETTAMIGDRMDTDIIAGMEAGLHTVLVLSGITHRDDIAAYPFRPNQILNSVADLKNQI
- a CDS encoding TrmH family RNA methyltransferase, producing the protein MTEPETPSGPPANPAVEEEAEGKAEVGVGPWEGERPAGEHWDPDLLADGDRRNVVDQYRYWKHEAIVADLDAKRHNFHIAIENWQHDMNIGTVVRTANAFLAKEVHIIGRRRWNRRGAMVTDRYQHVRHHPTVDDFVAWAQGEGLAIIGIDIFPDSVPLETYELPKDCVLVFGQEGPGLTPEVHEAAVDTLSIEQFGSTRSINAASAAAIAMHAWIRRHVFNQLPG
- the fbaA gene encoding class II fructose-bisphosphate aldolase, which encodes MPIATPEIYSEMIDRAKADGFAFPAVNVTSSQTLNAALRGFAEAESDGIVQVSTGGAAYWSGASVKDMVSGSLGFAAFAREVAKKYGVNVALHTDHCPKDKLEGFVLPLLAASEAEVKAGRDPLFNSHMWDGSAETLQENLRIARELLERTAAAKMILEVEIGTVGGEEDGVENAINDKLYTTVEDALATIDALGSGEHGRYITALTFGNVHGVYKPGGVKLRPEILKDIQEQVGAKIGKANPFDLVFHGGSGSSDKEIADAVSFGTIKMNIDTDTQYAFTRPVVDHMLRNYDGVLKVDGEVGNKKLYDPRVWGASAEAGLAARVVEAAQQLGSTGKSLK
- a CDS encoding DUF3151 domain-containing protein; translation: MSDEFRKNLMGPEPTLLPAETEIYAALDAGHEALDLVEKHPTSSLLWAVLAEEAWKEGRTIDSYAYSRVGYHRGLDSLRRHGWRGVGPIPWEHEPNRGFLRSLYSLGRASAAIGEAEEPERIEKFLKDSDPTAKAAIEAK
- a CDS encoding uracil-DNA glycosylase; the encoded protein is MTALATENFREQLLSRRYEPSVAAVNELCDTLQSAKTGTNVPYVDPMHDVDECRIISLYSNIGTADPSGFITAGDDEAATRMLGVQWKLGLRPEFVMPWNVHPWHIADEPNGKFTPDQISAGLKPLLKFLALVPRASVIVAHGTEANRLANLLLKTEVPMIWRRGLKTYKVRSLSGRAFAGTPARQEQYLEDMHTAYADAMARTGLTKPS
- the arfB gene encoding alternative ribosome rescue aminoacyl-tRNA hydrolase ArfB gives rise to the protein MDLEVSPALTIPASELGWRFSRSSGPGGQHVNTSDSRVELSWNVADSAVLSDGQRLVLLTRLGRRLIAGVITVTASERRSQLRNREIALAKLSELVAEGLAPEAARRRATKPTRGSNRRRLAAKEQRAATKQQRRRPSAE
- a CDS encoding adenylosuccinate synthase; this translates as MPAIVIVGAQWGDEGKGKATDLLGGRVDYVVKPNGGNNAGHTVVVGGEKYELKLLPAGILSPNAVPVIGNGCVVNLEALFQEIDGLEARGADTSKLRVSANAHLVAPYHQVLDKVTERFLGSRAIGTTGRGIGPAYMDKVARLGIRVQDVFDASILRQKVEGSLRQKNELLVKVYNRRDIEVDEIVEYFLSFAERLRPLVIDSTFVLNTALDEGKVVLMEGGQATFLDVDHGTYPFVTSSNPTAGGASVGSGIGPTRISRSIGIIKAYTTRVGAGPFPTELFDEMGLYLQKTGGEFGVNTGRPRRCGWYDAVLARHASRVNGFTDYFVTKLDVLTGIEQIPVCVAYDVDGVRHDEMPMTQTEFHHAKPIFEFFEGWTEDITGARTLDDLPENARNYVLALEKLSGTRFSAIGVGPDRDQTIVINDLIND
- a CDS encoding glycosyltransferase family 2 protein, producing MSQRASDSWAKTPEVPAEPAGVDVLITTCDRPAELAVTLAGLAAQREPPFRVVISDQSERQPAWEHPAPAAMMRVLQAQGREVVALRHLPRRGLAEHRDFLLERARTGHCLFLDDDIWLEPGALQRMDRALLELGCGFVGMAPQGLSFLQDRRPQELVTFERWNGAVTPERIRPETAGFERWQLHNAANLSHLAADLELRPDEWIPYRVAWLGGCVLYDRQKLEDVGGFSFWHLLPPEHCGEDVVAEWRVMEKFGGAGILPSGAVHLESPTTVTDRRVEAYTVVLQEDAGREPGY
- a CDS encoding CoA-binding protein — encoded protein: MSTDERTWTGPSAPERLNLLRQAKSIAIVGASDKPSRASYFVATYLQSSTRYKVYFVNPVVKEILGEQTYASLADLPESPDIVDVFRKHDDLPGVLDEAIAAGAKTLWLQLGSWHEDVAKEAEAAGLDVVMDRCVKIEHARFHGGLHLAGFDTGVISSKRQILA